One Capricornis sumatraensis isolate serow.1 chromosome 8, serow.2, whole genome shotgun sequence genomic region harbors:
- the BAHCC1 gene encoding BAH and coiled-coil domain-containing protein 1 isoform X2: MDGRDFAPPPHLLSERGSLGHRSAAAAARLAPPGPAAQPPAHFQPGKYFPSPLPMASHTASSRLMGNSPASSFMGSFLTSSLGSAASAHPSGPTPSPSEQAYRGSHPATSQIWFSHSHEAPGYPRFSGSLASTFLPMSHLDHHGNSNVLYGQHRFYGTQKDNFYLRNLAPQPTLLPANHNFPSVARAAPGHPIGSCSRDRGEASHLHKGTKEFDRFLMGKEKAGKAAEGKERPAAEEDVARGRHKLVLPMPGDSHCKEGSMARGACEGRPKHLASCLLNTKVLDGELGRSALASCAGTVLGRPGVGMPASGRCAKEAAGPAEPGPAFSECLERRQMLHHAVSYTVPSGLPAGPPPPLSTAAAGPFPCLQLHGGPDGLCPLQDKVPRDLKASGPTFVPSVGHLADKSRPFQAAEACAVVGEGKDRHLEAAAAPDHAAPYGVSYAHLKAEGKGERRSGSFEAALNPRLKGLEYLDSAGPEAPFPGLPKAGLDKSGYFELPTPSQDCARPNHQDPLGGKVTQACCTLDKAASKETPVGAPGAQKVARIRHQQHLVAPEVEPGGSGAEAKRKSLELASLGYGGPPPPPWNVQSGQGATVAIGEERKAGTYLDPFGGTLQQAALLSQDLPAPPDEVSAMKNLLKYSNQALVVGQKAPFVGLGGLKASCAQQDGKFPASKGAGQAPGEVERPDCARSREHDATHSDGEVRQPPVGIAVALARQKDTVSRSESAYGANTGRQGRAAPTFKAGGGPRSTHPLDLEAEEERARLCEDRLGLAGRELLLQDNKDLVEFARIHPSGGCPGDLAPHLMITGGSSLQSGQLAGDPAPHPHPAHPPWLPRTRSPSLWMGGHSYGLGHPALHQNLPPGFPASVPGSMPPVFPLSQDAPTQLVILPSEPTPHTAPHALADVMDQASLWPPMYGGRGPASHMQHPGQLPVYSRSQFLRQQELYALQQQQQQQQQQRATQALELQRASQFQQKPEDHHLELEEPAQDKALKSTHKPVALTPTAKGTPSPATAGPAKLSPCCHSPAPKPTPASCPTPPPHPGAPCTLSVCPTGSPGLGSKLPSAEDKSGEGQRPRADLNALEPDLPPGYTCPAAASSGFSLPRSVHSSDLSDPETMQTAPLGAQPELARTFPPGELCLRSPQKLEEPGLPSGTREATQDLAATPHPAERGPPGKAADPSPLEGVRELRCGAHLEGGGPEASGQADSTQGGGAQEARTMEEGREEGERGPSLGAGPQAMEQPGRSLGAVDQAEPGKQQAPTEAEAEEVAEFEEAELEEEEEEQDWGSTPDNSQLPRELPGLDALVAATINLGDLPGVSPLGPLPPAVPGPPSTAPLPRSSGIHGIALLSELADLEIQQQRTEKKTPEEEENVLAFNLQRLATLASAWSLVEAANLDSPASSAQPPTADPCRAPALTPRMQILRRKDTWTPKTKPVCPLKAAIDRLDTQEVEMRVQLAELQRRYKEKQRELARLQRRHDHERDESSRSPARRGPGRPRKRKYSSLLPALRPSDSKKVKAVRSSLSLLCAELRGGDDEPSKKRGRLEKGTYGGLQPGSAEKVRCKKSSSQSDLASAVAHKVAQLKPKVKSKALPTGLSPFRRKEATPGGRIRKKLSRAKNAKASGAARHPQPDGSIGGREAPKFPAQPAAAAAHEAGNGSDSENCDGLLETEEPPKEPGLVLHAGARVAVLGPSPSSVVKMEANQKAKKKKERQSLLGACRLSSPESEVKVKRRTVKTKVGSKLERAPGRRPPGGPGKKKAKAKGGLRAEPGAAPSREALCGPARAFTCHEEGSRLASERLKRATRKSTVLQPGLRRKNGALSIALSPRNAKAILGRGRKAGKVKTKAVSKQGKGRAVSRLLESFAVEDDFEFEDSSCLSEDEEEEEEASGPLSAEQSAALARSCTIHKEDLQDGLPVLIPKEDSLLYAGSVRTLQPPDIYSIVIEGERGNRQRIYSLEQLLQEAVLDVRPQSSRYLPPGTRVCAYWSQKSRCLYPGNVVRGASSDEEEDLDSVVVEFDDGDTGHIAVSNIRLLPPDFKIQCTEPSPALLVSSSCRRTKKSSCEAPPPSEATAPSLSPKAHDGSEASKTSGKKSTGKDKAGKAELLTSGAKTPAGASDHFLGRRGSPLLSWSAVAQTKRKAVAAAGSKGPGMLQNLFQLNGSTKKLRAREALFPVHSVAPPVFGNGFRADSFSSLASSYAPFVGGAGPGLPGGAHKLLRAKKAEAEKGGRRRAGSEFLVKLDHEGVTSPKSKNCKALHAGDKDSGPRPGRPLPSPSYGHPALMGKDRKGRAPVHPLSMGLALRKFAGQAEYPLPCDSDCHSSYSDEEEDGPGLAPGVPSRFLARLSMSSSSSGSSTSSSSGSLSTSSLCSSDDEGSSYTSDEEDPALLLQTCLTHPVPALLAQPEALRSKGGGPHPHAQRCFLSRAAVAGGGAGAGPSGSRPRLKRKEALSFSKAKELSRRQRLPSVENRPKISAFLPARQLWKWSGNPTQRRGMKGKARKLFYKAIVRGKETLRIGDCAVFLSAGRPNLPYIGRIESMWESWGSNMVVKVKWFYHPEETKLGKRQSDGKNALYQSCHEDENDVQTISHKCQVVGREQYEQMTRSRKYQDRRDLYYLAGTYDPTTGRLVTADGVPILC; this comes from the exons CTCCAGGGTACCCCAGATTTTCGGGGAGTCTGGCATCCACCTTCCTACCCATGAGCCACTTGGATCACCATGGAAACAGCAATGTTCTCTATGGGCAACATCGTTTCTATGGAACCCAAAAAG ATAACTTCTACCTGCGCAACCTGGCCCCCCAGCCCACGCTCCTGCCCGCCAACCACAACTTCCCCAGTGTGGCCCGGGCTGCCCCCGGCCACCCCATCGGCTCCTGCAGCCGTGACCGGGGCGAGGCCAGCCACCTGCACAAGGGCACCAAGGAGTTCGACCGCTTCCTCATGGGCAAAGAGAAAGCCGGCAAGGCGGCGGAGGGCAAGGAGCGGCCGGCAGCGGAGGAGGACGTCGCCCGGGGGCGGCACAAGCTGGTGCTGCCCATGCCAGGGGACTCTCACTGCAAGGAGGGCAGCATGGCCCGGGGAGCCTGCGAAGGCCGCCCCAAGCACCTGGCCTCCTGCCTTCTCAACACCAAGGTGCTCGATGGCGAGCTGGGCCGGTCTGCGCTGGCCAGCTGTGCGGGGACCGTGCTGGGGCGGCCGGGTGTGGGCATGCCGGCCTCTGGACGCTGCGCCAAGGAGGCGGCGGGCCCCGCGGAGCCTGGGCCAGCCTTCAGCGAGTGCCTGGAGCGGAGGCAGATGCTACACCATGCCGTGTCCTACACAGTGCCATCCGGCCTGCCCGCGGGGCCGCCCCCTCCCCTCAGCACAGCCGCAGCCGGCCCCTTCCCCTGCCTGCAGCTGCATGGGGGCCCGGATGGTCTCTGCCCCTTGCAGGACAAAGTCCCCCGGGACCTGAAGGCCAGTGGGCCCACCTTTGTGCCTTCTGTGGGACACCTGGCCGACAAGAGCCGCCCCTTCCAGGCGGCCGAGGCCTGTGCCGTGGTGGGTGAGGGCAAGGATCGGCACCTGGAGGCAGCTGCCGCGCCTGACCATGCTGCGCCTTATGGGGTCTCCTACGCCCACCTGAAGGCCGAGGGCAAGGGTGAGCGGCGGTCCGGGAGCTTCGAGGCGGCCCTCAACCCCCGGCTGAAGGGCCTGGAGTACCTGGACAGTGCCGGCCCCGAGGCCCCCTTCCCCGGGCTCCCCAAAGCAGGTCTGGACAAAAGCGGCTACTTTGAGTTGCCCACCCCCTCGCAAGACTGCGCCCGGCCTAATCACCAGGACCCACTGGGCGGGAAGGTCACCCAGGCCTGCTGCACTTTAGACAAGGCTGCCAGCAAGGAGACTCCTGTGGGTGCCCCCGGGGCCCAGAAGGTGGCTCGCATCCGGCATCAGCAGCACTTGGTGGCCCCTGAGGTAGAACCGGGGGGCAGCGGGGCCGAGGCCAAGCGCAAGTCTCTGGAACTGGCGTCTCTTGGCTATGGCgggccacccccgcccccatggAATGTCCAGTCAGGCCAGGGGGCCACCGTGGCCATTGGCGAGGAGCGCAAGGCGGGCACCTATCTGGACCCCTTTGGTGGCACCCTGCAGCAGGCTGCCCTCCTGTCACAGGACCTGCCCGCCCCGCCCGACGAGGTCTCGGCCATGAAGAACTTGCTCAAATACAGCAACCAAGCGCTGGTCGTTGGCCAGAAGGCGCCCTTCGTGGGCCTCGGAGGCCTGAAGGCCAGCTGTGCCCAGCAGGATGGGAAGTTCCCAGCCTCCAAGGGCGCAGGCCAGGCCCCGGGCGAGGTGGAAAGGCCAGACTGTGCCCGAAGCCGGGAGCATGATGCCACCCACAGTGATGGGGAGGTGCGGCAGCCTCCCGTGGGCATTGCGGTAGCCTTGGCCAGGCAGAAGGACACGGTGAGCCGGTCGGAGTCGGCCTACGGTGCCAACACAGGGCGGCAGGGCCGGGCAGCCCCCACCTTCAAAG CTGGCGGTGGGCCCCGCTCCACCCACCCGCTGGACCTGGAGGCCGAGGAGGAGAGGGCCCGCCTGTGTGAGGACCGCCTGGGGCTCGCCGGCCGCGAACTGCTGCTGCA GGACAACAAGGACCTCGTGGAATTCGCCCGGATCCACCCATCAGGCGGCTGTCCCGGGGACCTGGCCCCCCACCTCATGATCACCGGGGGATCCTCCCTGCAGAGTGGCCAGCTGGCTGGGGACCcggccccccatccccaccctgcccaccctccctggCTGCCCCGCACCCGCAGCCCCTCCTTGTGGATGGGAGGACATTCCTACG GCCTTGGGCACCCTGCCCTGCACCAGAATCTGCCCCCCGGCTTCCCTGCCTCCGTGCCCGGCTCCATGCCCCCTGTCTTCCCCCTCTCCCAGGATGCCCCCACACAACTAGTCATCCTGCCCTCTGAGCCCACACCCCACACGGCCCCCCATGCGCTTG CTGATGTCATGGACCAGGCTTCGCTGTGGCCCCCCATGTACGGGGGCCGGGGCCCCGCCTCCCACATGCAGCACCCGGGCCAGCTCCCCGTCTACTCGCGGTCCCAGTTCCTGCGGCAACAGGAGCTGTATGCcctgcagcagcaacagcagcagcagcagcagcagcgggccACTCAGGCTCTCGAGCTGCAGCGGGCCAGCCAATTCCAG CAGAAGCCTGAGGACCACCACCTGGAGCTGGAGGAGCCCGCCCAGGACAAGGCCTTGAAGTCCACCCACAAGCCAGTTGCCTTAACCCCCACGGCCAAGGGCACCCCCTCACCCGCCACCGCAGGCCCTGCCAAGCTGTCACCCTGCTGCCACTCTCCCGCCCCGAAGCCCACCCCTGCCAGCTGCCCTACACCACCACCGCATCCTGGCGCCCCGTGCACTTTATCCGTCTGCCCCACCGGCAGCCCCGGGCTAGGCTCCAAGCTGCCCAGCGCCGAAGACAAGAGTGGGGAGGGCCAGCGGCCCAGAGCCGACCTCAACGCATTGGAACCAG ACCTGCCTCCCGGATACACGTGCCCCGCGGCGGCCAGCTCGGGCTTCTCCCTGCCCCGCAGCGTGCACTCATCTGACCTCTCGGACCCTGAAACTATGCAAACTGCCCCCCTGGGGGCCCAGCCTGAGCTGGCCAGGACGTTCCCACCTGGGGAGCTCTGCCTCCGCAGCCCCCAGAAACTGGAGGAGCCTGGGCTGCCCTCAGGGACCAGGGAGGCCACCCAGGACCTTgccgccaccccccaccctgccGAGCGGGGACCCCCGGGGAAGGCAGCAGACCCCAGTCCACTGGAGGGGGTGCGAGAACTGCGGTGCGGGGCTCACCTCGAGGGAGGGGGTCCTGAGGCCTCTGGCCAGGCTGATTCTACTCAGGGAGGAGGGGCCCAAGAGGCAAGGACCATGGAGgaggggcgggaggagggagAGCGGGGGCCCTCGTTGGGGGCCGGTCCCCAGGCCATGGAGCAGCCAGGGAGGAGCCTGGGCGCCGTGGACCAGGCTGAGCCGGGCAAACAGCAAGCCCCTACAGAAGCAGAGGCGGAGGAGGTGGCCGAGTTCGAGGAGGCCGAgctggaagaggaggaagaggagcaggaCTGGGGTTCAACTCCTGACAACAGCCAGCTGCCCAGGGAGCTGCCCGGGCTGGACGCTCTGGTGGCAGCCACCATCAACCTGGGGGACCTGCCTGGCGTCAGCCCACTGGGCCCTCTGCCCCCCGCAGTCCCTGGGCCACCCAGCACAGCTCCCCTGCCCCGTAGCTCAGGGATTCATGGAATTGCCCTGCTCAGCGAGCTGGCTGACCTGGAGATCCAGCAGCAGAGGACTGA gaagaagaccCCAGAGG AGGAGGAGAATGTGCTGGCCTTCAACCTGCAGCGCCTGGCCACTCTGGCctcagcctggtccctggtcGAAGCCGCTAACCTGGACAGCCCCGCCTCCTCGGCCCAGCCTCCAACTGCTGACCCCTGCAGGGCTCCCGCACTCACCCCCCGCATGCAGATCCTGCGGCGCAAGGACACCTGGACCCCCAAGACCAAGCCT GTGTGCCCACTGAAGGCTGCCATCGATCGGCTGGACACGCAGGAGGTGGAGATGCGTGTGCAGCTGGCGGAGCTGCAGAGGCGCTACAAGGAGAAGCAGCGGGAGCTGGCCCGGCTGCAGCGCAGGCACGACCATGA GAGAGACGAGAGCTCAAGGAGCCCTGCCAGGCGAGGGCCTGGCCGGCCACGGAAGCGCAAATACTCCAGTTTGCTGCCTGCCCTGCGCCCCAGTGACAGCAAGAAAGTCAA GGCAGTGCGGTCTAGCCTGAGCCTGCTGTGTGCTGAGCTGCGGGGCGGTGATGATGAACCTTCGAAGAAGCGAGGCCGGCTGGAGAAGGGCACCTATGGGGGCCTGCAGCCCGGGTCTGCG GAGAAGGTTCGGTGCAAGAAGAGCAGCAGTCAGAGCGACCTGGCATCTGCTGTGGCCCACAAGGTGGCCCAGCTGAAGCCGAAGGTCAAGAGCAAGGCGCTGCCCACTGGCCTCAGCCCCTTCCGGCGGAAGGAGGCCACCCCAGGGGGTCGCATCCGGAAGAAGCTGTCACGAGCCAAGAATGCCAAGGCGTCTGGGGCGGCCCGGCACCCACAGCCTGATGGCAGCATTGGCGGCAGGGAGGCACCTAAGTTCCCAGCCCAGCCGGCGGCAGCCGCAGCACATGAGGCAGGCAA CGGCTCGGACAGTGAAAACTGTGACGGTCTGCTGGAGACAGAAGAACCCCCCAAGGAGCCCGGGTTGGTGCTACATGCTGGGGCCCGCGTGGCCGTGCTGGGGCCCTCGCCCTCCTCCGTAGTCAAGATGGAGGCCAACCAGAAGgccaagaagaagaaggagaggcAGAGCTTGCTAG gggccTGCCGCCTGTCCAGCCCCGAGAGTGAGGTCAAGGTCAAGCGGAGGACGGTGAAGACCAAGGTGGGCAGCAAGCTGGAGCGGGCCCCGGGGCGCAGGCCCCCAGGTGGGCCTGGCAAGAAGAAGGCCAAGGCCAAGGGTGGCCTGCGGGCAGAGCCGGGGGCCGCgcccagcagggaagccctctgcgGCCCCGCCCGGGCCTTTACCTGCCACGAGGAGGGCAGCAGGCTGGCCAGCGAGCGCCTCAAGAGAGCCACGCGCAAGAGCACGGTGCTCCAGCCGGGGCTGCGG CGGAAGAATGGGGCCCTGTCCATCGCCCTGTCGCCCCGAAACGCCAAGGCCATCCTGGGGAGGGGCCGGAAGGCGGGCAAGGTGAAAACCAAGGCCGTCAGCAAACAG GGCAAGGGCCGGGCTGTAAGTCGGCTCCTGGAGAGCTTTGCGGTGGAGGACGACTTTGAGTTTGAGGACAGCAGCTGCCTCTcggaggacgaggaggaggaggaggaggccagtGGCCCCCTGAGCGCCGAGCAGAGTGCCGCCCTGG CACGCTCGTGCACCATTCATAAGGAGGACCTGCAGGACGGGCTGCCTGTGCTCATCCCCAAGGAGGACAGTCTGCTGTACGCAGGCAGCGTCAGGACCCTGCAGCCCCCCGACAT ctacaGCATCGTCATCGAGGGCGAGAGAGGCAACCGGCAGAGGATCTACTCGCTGGAGCAGCTGCTGCAGGAGGCG GTTCTGGATGTCCGACCGCAGTCCAGCCGGTACCTCCCGCCCGGCACGAGGGTCTGTGCCTACTGGAGCCAGAAGTCCCGCTGCCTGTATCCAGGCAATGTAGTGCGAG GAGCCTCCAGTGATGAGGAAGAGGATCTGGACTCTGTGGTGGTGGAGTTTGACGATGGGGACACTGGCCACATCGCTGTCTCCAACATCAGGCTGCTGCCTCCAGACTTCAAGATCCAGT GCACGGAGCCCTCGCCAGCCCTGTTGGTGTCCAGCAGCTGCCGGAGAACCAAGAAGTCTTCCTGTGAGGCGCCCCCGCCCAGTGAGGCCACGGCTCCCAGCCTGTCTCCTAAGGCTCATGATGGCTCCGAAGCCTCAAAGACCTCTGGGAAGAAATCCACAGGCAAAGACAAAGCTG GCAAAGCAGAGCTCCTGACCTCTGGTGCCAAGACCCCTGCGGGGGCCTCAGACCACTTCTTGGGCCGCCGGGGCAGCCCGCTGCTGAGCTGGTCAGCAGTGGCACAGACCAAGCGGAAGGCAGTGGCCGCAGCAGGCAGCAAGGGGCCGGGCATGCTGCAGAACCTCTTCCAGCTCAACGGCAGCACCAAGAAGCTGCGGGCCCGCGAGGCCCTGTTCCCCGTGCACAGCGTGGCTCCACCCGTGTTTGGCAACGGCTTCCGCGCTGACTCCTTCAGCAGCCTGGCCAGCTCCTACGCGCCCTTCGTCGGCGGGGCTGGGCCTGGCCTGCCTGGGGGTGCCCACAAACTGCTCCGGGCCAAGAAGGCTGAGGCTGAGaagggcgggcggcggcgggcagGCAGCGAGTTCCTGGTCAAGCTGGACCATGAGGGCGTGACCTCCCCCAAGAGCAAGAACTGCAAGGCGCTACATGCTGGCGACAAGGACTCAGGGCCCAGGCCAGGGaggcccctgcccagccccagctACGGGCACCCAGCCCTCATGGGCAAGGACAGGAAGGGCCGGGCGCCCGTCCACCCGCTGTCCATGGGGCTGGCGCTGCGCAAGTTCGCAGGCCAGGCTGAGTACCCGCTGCCCTGTGACAGCGACTGCCACAGCTCCTACTCAGACGAGGAGGAGGACGGGCCTGGCCTGGCACCCGGCGTGCCCTCCCGCTTCCTCGCCCGCCTGTCCATGTCCTCCTCGTCCTCGGGTtcatccacctcctcctcctcgggcTCCCTGTCCACCTCCAGCCTCTGCTCCTCGGACGACGAGGGCTCTTCCTACACCTCGGATGAGGAGGACCCCGCCCTGCTGCTGCAGACATGCCTCACCCACCCAGTGCCCGCCCTCCTGGCCCAGCCCGAAGCCCTGCGCTCCAAGGGGGGCGGCCCTCACCCGCATGCCCAGCGCTGCTTCCTGTCCAGGGCTGCTGTGGCCGGTGGGGGAGCAGGCGCAGGCCCCAGCGGCAGCAGGCCCCGGCTCAAGCGCAAGGAGGCCCTGAGCTTCTCCAAAGCCAAAGAGCTGTCCCGGAGGCAGCGGCTGCCCTCCGTGGAAAACCGGCCAAAGATCTCAGCCTTCCTGCCCGCCCGGCAGCTCTGGAAGTGGTCGGGGAACCCCACGCAG aggcgtgGCATGAAGGGGAAGGCCAGGAAGCTGTTCTACAAGGCTATTGTCCGGGGCAAGGAGACACTTCGCATCGGGGACTGCGCGGTCTTCCTATCGGCCGGGCGGCCCAACCTGCCCTACATCGGCCGCATCGAGAGCATGTGGGAGTCGTGGGGCAGCAACATGGTGGTCAAGGTCAAGTGGTTCTACCATCCAGAGGAGACCAAACTGGGGAAGCGACAGAGCGACGGGAAG AACGCGCTGTACCAGTCCTGCCATGAGGACGAGAACGACGTGCAGACCATCTCCCACAAGTGCCAGGTCGTAGGGCGCGAGCAGTACGAGCAGATGACACGGAGCCGCAAGTACCAGGACCGACGGGACCTCTACTACCTGGCGGGCACCTACGACCCCACCACGGGGCGCCTGGTGACGGCCGACGGCGTGCCCATTCTGTGCTGA